The nucleotide sequence GAACGACATTTGTTTGACTAGCGATTTGAAAACTTTATGGCGACTTTATACTTTGGGATTGCAGTAATCGCAATGGGGCGGAAGCAAGTTTTCGGGGGTAATCTCTAATTTGTGCGGACTATTTACCACCGGTTTTGAAGTGTCATCGTCACAAATACCTATATTTATCTTAACCGCCTCGGTCCACTTATGAGTGGCGTGGCAGTGAAGGAGCTTGTAAAGCAGTGAACTGGTGAAAATGTTCTTTGAAGTAACCATTTATGTTCGTTCACGAGTTGTCAATATGATGGCCGGACGCCAATATCGAAAAGTAATCAGGTTAAGCGATAAAGGAACTTTAGGCGAGTTTCGAGATGTGCTGCTGTACGTTTGGGCACTGATAGTGCGTGAATAACGACATAGCAGGTCATAAAGTGTCGTTACCTTTGCGGGTGAATTTTCCCAAATAGTCTGCCGAAGATGAAGCGCAGATGAAGCGGCGCAGCGAAAGTTAAGGggagagcctggtttataaggtcaaaaaaaaacatttttttttttcgttttaagcgattcctaatatatttcagaatattcacacaaagttacagagcctaattctcaatatttccgtagatacaaagccaaaggcagACGAGccttaggtagttacgctgtgcccggacagctatagtacaaactttatcttcttttctcgacttttcatttttatgatttctttgaatttgcgtacatgaatgaaaaaaaaaaacgaatgaaccttttgaaatgaatcatagcttgttcccttcagtattaaattctcttctatttgaactaacaaaatatataaaaaaaaaaatttcaagatttttatatcaagttgaagtgaattttttttttatagaaaggcatttttttctttaaaacctccaaaaagttgaaattttggaatttctcccagttttcttagttcatctagattaaaaaatcataattagaaatccatttgaattttttgctttagataataattacgagccgtatcttgtacgccagttggaaactccagcgttgcagtgctctactaatttctatgttaaacatttttttcaacttattttaaccagtacacaaattttttatactttttaaatgttcattaaaagatagaaaaagctttgcagtgctaaattaattttttccttaaaaaaaatatcgcaaagagatgcaatttttagacctcataaaccaggctccccccttaagctgAGAGCAACTCAAATTCGTTCCCACGAGAGTTGGTCCTGTGTTAcgggaacgacccggatttattggcgcccaaagactgtcactccagcagcattccccgagCATGtatgggaatgtttatgctgctacaaggacaacaacaacaacagtaacacaCTTTTCTCTTGCGCACGAACTCCGCATGATACTAACCATCTCTTCATTTGCCTCCTTTACCTTGGCCCGTCACCGTCCAAATAGTTCgttataaaatgaaaatctaATTTTATGCCTAAAAactacattaaatattttatttgttattttcgcTATTacgtaatatataaaattaatgtataaaaaatatcaaaaatataacatcgatattaaaaaaaaacatgtttgtcAAGATAAATACCTACAAATAAAACAGAGGAGCACAacattaaaaagtatttaaaatagtTCAGTTTAACGAAATACAACTGTGGTAGTAAAAATAGTTACAGAGCACCGACTAAATACCTCgaagttaattatttttaaaaagttattaaatttgcCGTTAGAAATAGCACATTAGTATCATATGTTAGCATTCATAAAACAAACTTGTTAATCTTAAGTAGGTGGGTAGTGGACAGTGAAGTTGAACAGTTGAAACAATGGGATTTTATTTAAACGACCTAAACTTGCAACGCCACATTTACGCGTTGGCTAAGCTTATCAAAAATACTTATTGTGTACATATAGAGCATTTCCATAcgtatttgtatatacgtaaattactaaaaattcttGTGAGTTATTAAATATCCTTTGTGCGATTATATTAGTTATTTGTATACGCAGTTATAGtaaatgttaaattaattttttcgttaataTAAAATTCCGATGATTTTAGGCACTTTCGTGGTTTTCAAAGAGGACTACATGCCGAGTATTCAAAAATCGATATACCTTTACTGCATGGAAAAATATTCTTTCAGCACTTAAAAAATTAGCTTGGCATTTATATTGTAGAAAAACGtgcgttaatatttttttttttgtttgctgcatTAAGGCAAAATTGTGCAGCGCTAGTTCTTTCAAAGGCAGTTCAACGCAATTCTCATTAACGTTTCATCTTATCCAAAATCGGTATAACCATATCGAATTTCGGTCGCTTCCCGGCATCCTCATTCATGCAAATTGTAATCAGCTTAGCCATATGCGACGAAGTGCCGGGTGGTATTTTAACACGCAGACCTTCCAGGGCAATCTTCATGCCACATTCCATGGGCGACCATTCGGCAAAAGGCACTTCACGTGTAGTTAATTCCCATAAAATGATTGCAAAACTCCACATATCACACGCTTCCCAATTCCGATCGGACGGCTTACGTTGCAATGCCTCGGGCGACATCCAAGCCGGCTGATAAATGCGTCCTTTCTCTTGGAACGAAAATTTCGCATCGCCCATATTAATACGTGCTGTAAGGTCATCATCGATCTGTGTTGGAAAATTAAATTggcgtaaaaaacaaaaattgcaacttaTATATAACAAAGCAAGTGACTTACCATGACGTGGTGACTGTTTAGATGATATGTGGGAATAATGCGTTCCAACGAATGCAGATATGCCATACCGCGCGCTATGTCCAAGGCGCAACGCACTGCTTGCGCTGTATCCACAACAATACCAGTGGCGCGGTGCAGCAAATTAAAGAGCGAGCCACGGGTCATAAACTGCGCAAGTTTGTTGAATACAATTgagaaaataaaagatttttaaattttccattacttcgCAACAGCAAATATGCATTTGGTAGTGATTTGAATAATTCAGCACTACTTCACTTACTTGGCTAATTGTAATTAGATTTGGCGGCTGATTGCAAGCCCCAATTATTGGCAATATATTCGGATGTGAGAAGATACGTAATTTCGGAAACTCCTCGTTAAAATCACGCGATATGCGCGCTGTACAATGACGCACCGCTAGAATCtaatatgaaaaccaaataTCTTACATCAAATAAAGTTTAGATTAATGCACACGAactgccacacacacacacacctttgCAATAACATCATTCTTTTGCCAACGCCCACGCCATGTCTCGCCGGATGGTGTTACAGCTATTTTCGATTGCAAATCTAGTTCGCCCAAATTTATGCCCTTAAAGCGGGAGAGTGTGGCATCGCGTGACCGGGTCTTGGTGCCCAACCAACTTTGCTCTTTAAAGCTTATTTTCTTGATGTCATGACCGTTGCGTTCTGCCAAATCATGCAGACGCTTTGACAAACCAGGCTTTGCTTTATCCAATGGTGTATCGTTGTCCTTGTTGGCGATGGAGACTATAGCTCCGGCATTCACCAAATCCTCACAAATCAAATCGTAACCCCAAAAGCAGGCATAGTGGAGTGGTGTATTGCCATGTTCATTGACAGCATTCACATCCGATCGCTCACGTATTAGCTAAACGGTGAAAAATAATGCGATTGTAATTTTGCTGATGTAGCTCATGTGCATGCACGCAAAACTCACCAGTTGGACTATATCGCGATGGCCATGAGCAGCGGCTAGATGTAGAGGAATATCGTCACCCATGTTGGTAGCATTAACGCGCGCACCACGTTGTATTAGAGTTTCCACCAATTTTGTGTGACCTTCTTTGGCACACCAGTGCAGAGGGCTAAAGCCATGATCGTCACTAGAAAAGAAGAGCATagctttttaatcaatattacCAGAGAACGACCGAGCTTCGACTTCGGCCATGTTgatatacaaaatttcaattcaGCGTGACCAAAAAAAGCCAAACTTTGGCAGaagatttttgcatttttgttttttatcaaaaattgtatctatgtttagtttttgatacattttttcaatactgGTATcagaaccaaaatattttttttttttgtattgcatttAAATATCTTCTACTTCTCCATCGAGTGTCGTTAGTGAGCAAATATTCAGTGTTGCAAGGCAGTTCTATACGCTGCTAATCAGCTCCACAAACAAATCGTTTCCACGACgatcggttctacgtaaccggaacgacgcggatttatattcggccaaagactgtcgttagcagcattccccaaacaTTTAAGAGGAAtttttatactgctacaacaactatGGCAAGCTAATGTTTTtacattacaaaataaaattactcaACTACGAGTATTAAATAATCACTGTAAAATCcaattcttatttattatttttataaacataaatggGTTCGCTTTCTATTGCTACcactttaaattttccaataatgtctaagtgcgtggaTCGAATTATGGCACACacaaatgtagtcactatataAACCTTTTGATTTATCGTACTTTTTATAAACTACCATTaagatttaatataaatatttatcgtTAAAAATGCTTCATTTTTGCATAAGCTTCAAAATGTCCTATTACAGAcgcatattttacttaaatagaaGCACAGAAAAGTAACAACATTCATTTATAAACACTCCTTATTAATTCAAGATTTgaattaaagctatttttactcaataatactacgaattttattaaaattctattattacaaatgtttttctaaacgtttgtaataccgtgcaaaataaatttgcagGCCGAACTGTCAAATGAGAAAAGAATATGCGAAAATTTCAGGAATTTACAATTAATGCTGCCCTCACTAACTCACCTAgagtttttttagaaatatattcatttttaaaaaattaccaacACATTGATCAGTTGCGATATATTAAATCACATTTGAACATCGATCTGTCCCTGCATCTGACTTGTTGCTCTTGTTTCTATCAGATTATTATTTATGTAGTTGTGCTGTTTCATATGCAAATGctgatacaaattttcaaagcaattaaGAATTCACAATGACGTCACTCATAATTTCGTACACACCCTTGTACTACGCACGCCAAATGCACAAATGATGGACTCTTTGTGAAGGTAATTGTACAACCACTTACGACATTTTTAACCCGTAATTGTTTTCTTACCCTAAATTCATATCATTGCCCGTATCTTCCAGCCAAAGGCGCACTTGTATCGAGTTTCCCTCACGGCACCAATGAAATATATCCTCCATATTCGTGCTTTTTCTGACTTAAGCAACTAAATTTCGAGTGTATTGCGTAATTTAACTGCACAAAATGCTAATTTGATATTAAATTTAAGCTAAAACATTAATTTTGCAGTAAATTCCAAAAGAAAATCAGCAGATTGAATGCAGAACTCGAAAAATTTCTTCAGCAAGAAACTGTCAATTGTGTTGTGTGCTCTGTTATTATTGATGGTTTGAGTATCTGCTAAGAAGTGTTGATTAACAATAGTTCTGTTCAAGTACACGATAATGGGGCCCACGCTCACCGACGTTATCGTAGGCCTGTCTGTTGCCCGTAAGATACACAAAACTTGAGCCCATAGAAAACAACTGCTTTCGTTTAGACAACAtgacatataatatttacacaatacatagGTTTGTGCGTATTTGTGTTTGGTTCTAttgacacaatgttgccattgatattttttctgacATACTTTCACACACATCCGTGGTATCAGttataattttcattgtttaataaaccaaagccaaagactaccaaatgcaaatagttcatttatctataattaacattattccacactgtttttaagttattttaataaaaactaaaatttttctaactATATTTTGTAAacgatttcgaaatgtactgtttggctaTACTGTGGGGCGAGAGAGCAACCAGCTGACACGATTCTACGGATCTATCCAAAACCCTacgataaaatctacgatactacggaacggaagggtggcaatttttcatttacatggagctctcattagtttcatcgtaaCAGCTGATACGAGTATGAGCGTCCGTtcacgttggtgagtgtgagcggAAACTATTTTTGTCAGTGTTCTCGTTCGCTAAAATTTACAAAGCGGAAATTGAGAGAGCAAACTGACAGTTGATTGGAGGAAAGTCGCAAGATTTtaaataatgcatttttatttgtaaaaatttgtaaatattttcagtaAGAAAAACAACTGTATACAAGTATGtgcttatatatataaataattggcgcgtagaccctttttgggtgtttggccaagctcctcctcctatttatggtgtgcgtcttggctttgttccacaaatggagggtcctgcagtttcaagccgactccgaacggcagatatttttttgaggagcttttttatgacaTTGCTTATgcaatgtataaataaaaagttgaattcTTCAAAGTCtgtagtaaaaaatataaacaattcaATACTACTTTTCACACGCTTTGCTCTCTGAGAGTGAAACATTTCACACTCCTAGAAAATTAGCTGCTGGCAAGTTACTTGATTATTCTAACTGGAAGAGAACGTAAACACGAAACTtaaacatatattcaaaatcacattttaaaaatcaattgtaaaattaatatttccatagtaataaataatttcgCTCATGATATATAGAGTGTCCATCTGACatttatattttaacaaaatctaTAGAAGGTGTAGATGTGGGGTCACAAACTAGCAAAGTAGCTGTAAATACTTTTATGACAAGTGACACTCACATCTGTCAAAAAAGAGTATTACTTTCTTAAGAGTACTAGGTATGCACTACACTACcacatcacagtacctcatacCAACACAGCTAGCTCAATTTACCTAGGCTGGAGCTGAGTTGAGTTAAGTGTATGtgtctccaaggacttgtgatgacatcgcaagggacttctggagaaaaggactccacacaaacaacgataacttctacaattattgatttttttttttttgaaattgtgctaaagtcaagtcgaatcgtaatgtattaatgctatgtttttgaaaatgtaaaataaagcaattgactaataaaaaaaaattattgaaaatggtaatttttttcgggccactgaCTACACCTAACTTCTTATGAAAACTCGCCTAATAATACattcaatatatatatgtaggtgatCTACTTTTCCGTGCTTAACTcgcaatccgtaattaaaaactgaggtttcccatacaaaatttatcttccaaaatctgagattataaaataatcctaggtAATAAccttactttttgacatacaaccctatgttttctgtgtaatagatcattatttttacgcgtgtaaagaaaaacgtcaaattaaaaactaaataaaatgccggcaaagaaaattgGTTTGCAGAcaaatttctaacaaaatttgtgttcttcttcttaattggcgcgataaccgtttacgcgattttggccgagtttaacaaagcgcgccagtcgtttctttctcgtgctaaccggcgccaattgaacataccaagtgaagccaagtacttctccacctgatctttccaacgcagaggaggccttcctcttcctctactaccaccagctggtatcgcatcgaatactttcagagccggagcgtttgtaaccatttgacgacatgacccagccaacgtagccgctggatctttattcgctgcgctatgtctatgtcgtcgtaaagctcatacagctcatcgttccatcgcctgcgatattcgccgttgccaacgtgcaaaggtccaaaaatcttccgcagaatctttctctcaaacactccaagcgccgcttcatcggatgttgtcatcgtccacgcttctgcgccatgcgttaggacgggcatgatgagagtttcgtagagtgttagttttgttcgtcgagagaggactttactgctcagttgcctacttagtccaaagtagcacttgttggcaagagagattctacgttgaatttcaaggctaaCATGGTTATCGGtgctaatgctggttcctaagtgtaggaagtcctttacaacctcgaaatcataactgtgtccttatattacttattataaaatgtgatATCGAGTTTCGAATGCGTATtcctgccataattttttgaaacctcagtaaacctCATTTATGGATTTCTTCCAACTGTTTGTTATTAGCAGCCAAATGCGCAAATacattagctattccttctccttgtcttttctccatatcgttaataataattaaacaatctaaaaacaccgaaatattgcATTAAAATAGTTTGTATGAAggaaaacctttcacaacagtattgacagctgatgggaattttgtaggtaatctgccatatgtaaacgggtagattaattttgtggatttattggtaatcactgcatatgtgaacgtactttaacATGGCAAATTGTGCACATTGTCCTCTGCACCAAGTGCAACCCTGTATTAGCTGTGTTTAGTGAGCAatacattttcaaacaaatattccTCAATTTTTGAGGACATGGCAGCACTATGAAACCATTTGTTTAAGAACGTGGTAAAGAcgaatttgttttctttctaaTAATTTGTTGGAACGAATTTTGGATTAAAGTATCAACATGAGACTCAGTACCTACAACTTCTTAACATCCAAGGCGATAAAAGGAGTAAAGGATGGATATCCATTAAAATTGACGGTAAGCAAAAATGATTCACTTCTTTTATTTATGCAATGATTAATAATTTTCGTTACTAATTTCATGCCAACAGATAGTTAAAAAGGATATTGTTGAAAGTGAATTCAATCCAACATTCATAGGACGTTTACTACCCCGACTTGACTGGCTGGGAATACGTTTAGCTGCGGAAATAGTAAGTTGTTTGCTTACCTATCGCAAATGCACACATttatatgctttttttttttattagcttgaaTTAAGTGACATTCCCCCGAAGCAACCAGCAAACATAGCTGAAGAtgaagaattattaaaaaaactgcatCATTTGTTGCTAGAAATCGATGTGCTAGAAGGGCAGTTGGAATGTCCTGAAACGGGACGTGTTTTCCCCATTACGGATGGCATACCGAACATGCTGCTAAATGAAGATGAAGTTTAAGACATACTTAAATGCTAGTAAtacgcaaatgtacatattaagttattttttagaatttctaAATCAAAGCAAGTTTTGATGCTTATAATAGTCTATTATTTGGCTTTTTTGTAGGTATGGTAGTAAAATGCTGTCACAAAAAATCATAGATTTCAATGATTGGCCAGAAATGTGGCTTGTTAAAAACACAGTGTAATGACATGTAATGATACGAAGTGTGCCAGGTAACAATGATGCTCATTTTCAGTACGCAGACTTGTCGGTCAAAGAGTAGTTTTTTTCCTTTaagtcaaatttaaaaaaaaaatataaatgactgGTCAAAACTGTGGCTCGTGAAAAAAGATATGATTGACTTCCTATTTATCATAACGCAAAGTATAGTTAATGCAAATTTCCATGTTTCTGAAACCGAGACAATACACATCATTccaaatacttttaaatttaaaaacagtttaccCCTTCTTCTTAAGCAAAATATAGCCCAGTAAAGCAGGAGAAATAGTTCGGAACGTATTAAAGTGGTGGggttgaaaaagaaatactgcaaTCATGGCATTCAAAAGAAGAACCTgccatttgttatttttgtataagtACTTTACCTGCCAACTACAACCGATAATTTGGCTAGCAAACATCTATCCAGCTGACGCCaatgctttttggtaaattttattcatcaaaactgcattcaaattgacggtaaacacaaataaacgggCGAATCCTTTTACGAAGAAGCAGCCTCAAGCATGAACCTTAACTGGAtgcttaacagttcgttgaagttggcgattatcagcagtacaccAGGAGCGACGTATGCAACAATTCGCCATAAGGCTAGATTCATCCGTTAATATTTCGTTCGCCCGATTCCCttctgaatttgccttagccCATGCAAGTCTTTTTCTAATTTGTGATAACGAGAGCAGCGCTTTTTCCAATGTGCTCTGCAGGCAAACGTCCCCGAATTGTGTCTTTCCTGAAAACTGCTTCAGCTGCACGCAATGATAAGTGCGGCTTTGTCACAAACGAATCAATGATCTGGTGATCATACTTTGAAgaggtttttttttctctacttCCAAGGAAATCGTCAACATTTTTGGCTTCAGTATACCGCTGCACCCATTTCTTTAGGAATGTCTCCGATTTCTTCAAAtatctttaaacaaatttttattattgaactctaagtttgaattttgccgaTCCATTTTCATTAGGCtgactgtacatacatacatacatatttgggcAGAGCAGACATTCAATTTATGTCTTATATGTCTCttccccgacggaagagaaggacgatgcgaccaaagattccttctatgagcgcttggagcgttcctatgagcgctgccccaaccacgacataaaaatcgtgcttggcgacttcaacgcctggatgggcaaggagggaattttgtcccacagtcggaaaattcaccCTCctcaacgaaacatccggtaacggacagaggctgatcgacttcgccggggcccgaaacatggtagtctgcagcaccagattccagcataagaagatataccaagccacctggctgtctcctgatcgaaaaacacgaaaccagatcgatcatgttgtgatagatggaagacacgcttctagtgtattagatgtacgtacgatccgaggacccaacatcgactcggatcactcccttgttgcagccaaactgcgcatacgcctctgtgcagcaaaaaacgtacatctacctacgccaagaatgttcgacatcaaaacgctgcaatcgcaacagacaacccgaagattcgccactcgactctcactcctgctctcaaagagtactgcccaacaaaccggcatgcacgagcaatggagcaacatttctcgttccctacgtaccgccgccgaagaagaaatcggattccggcgagcccgaaaacaCAGTTGGTacaacgaggaatgtcatgaaagatgctgcctatagagccacgctgcgatcgggcgcaacgcgagccatgtgggatcgctatcgAGAGCccagaaaggaagagagacgtattatacgaaagaagaaacgagaggccgaaatacgtgagtgcgaggatcttgagatgctggccaacaggaacaacgaccgaaaattctaccagaaagttcggcggcttacaaaaGTTTATAAGACCGggtcgttttcctgtaagaacaaagacggaaaactggtgactgacatccagagcaatcttaaattatgaagggaacacttctcgaacctgttaaacagtgacagctgcgcatgtcacagagaatgtgaggaTCACGATactccaatcgttgacgaccgaattgtcgttccgctgcccgaccatgacgaggtgagaatagcgataacgcggctaaagaacaacaaagccgcgggcgccgacggactgccggctgagctattcaaacatggcgaggagctggtaaggtgcatgcatcagcttctatgcaaaatatggtcggatgaaagcatgcctgctgatcggaatttaagtgtgctctgcccaatccataaggaGGGTGATTCTGCCatatgtgccaattaccgcgggattagtcttctaaatatcgcctataaggtcctagcgagcgtattgtgtgaaaggctgaagccctccgtcaaccaactgattggaccttatcagtgtggctttagacctggaaagtctaccatcgaccaaatattcccaatacgccaaatcttggaaaagacccatgaaaggagaatcgacacacaccatcttttcgtcgatttcaaagctgcattcgacagtacagaAAGgtgttacttgtatgccgcgatgtctgaatttggtatccccaaaatatggtcggatggaagcatgcctaccgattggaattttagtgtgctctgcccaatccataagaagggcgatcctgcaatctgtgccaattaccgcgggattagtctgctaaatatcgcctataaggtcctagcgagcgtattgtgtgaaaggctgaagccctccgtcaaccaactgattggaccttatcagtgtggctttagacctggaaagtctaccatcgaccaaatattcacaatacgccaaatcttggaaaagacccatgaaaggagaatcgacacacaccatcttttcatcgatttcaaagctgcattcgacagtacagaAAGgtgttacttgtatgccgcgatgtctgaatttggtatccccacaaaactaatacggctttgcaagatgacgttgctcaacaccagcagcgccgtcagaattgggaaggacctctccgagccgtttgataccaaacgaggtttcagacagggtgatcagctgtcgtgtgacttctttaccctgatgttggagagcctCTTACGAGCCGccgaacttaatcgctcaggtacattttttttaaaagcgtacaattgttggcgtatgctgatgatattgacatcatgtttctccaaactggataaagaggcaaagcgaatgggtctggtggtaaacgaggacaatatgaagtacctcctgtcatcaaacaaacagtcggcgtactcgcgtatcggcacccac is from Anastrepha ludens isolate Willacy chromosome 4, idAnaLude1.1, whole genome shotgun sequence and encodes:
- the LOC128861073 gene encoding integrin-linked protein kinase gives rise to the protein MEDIFHWCREGNSIQVRLWLEDTGNDMNLGDDHGFSPLHWCAKEGHTKLVETLIQRGARVNATNMGDDIPLHLAAAHGHRDIVQLLIRERSDVNAVNEHGNTPLHYACFWGYDLICEDLVNAGAIVSIANKDNDTPLDKAKPGLSKRLHDLAERNGHDIKKISFKEQSWLGTKTRSRDATLSRFKGINLGELDLQSKIAVTPSGETWRGRWQKNDVIAKILAVRHCTARISRDFNEEFPKLRIFSHPNILPIIGACNQPPNLITISQFMTRGSLFNLLHRATGIVVDTAQAVRCALDIARGMAYLHSLERIIPTYHLNSHHVMIDDDLTARINMGDAKFSFQEKGRIYQPAWMSPEALQRKPSDRNWEACDMWSFAIILWELTTREVPFAEWSPMECGMKIALEGLRVKIPPGTSSHMAKLITICMNEDAGKRPKFDMVIPILDKMKR
- the LOC128860150 gene encoding multifunctional methyltransferase subunit TRM112-like protein, giving the protein MRLSTYNFLTSKAIKGVKDGYPLKLTIVKKDIVESEFNPTFIGRLLPRLDWLGIRLAAEILELSDIPPKQPANIAEDEELLKKLHHLLLEIDVLEGQLECPETGRVFPITDGIPNMLLNEDEV